The following proteins are co-located in the Nitrospirota bacterium genome:
- a CDS encoding MBL fold metallo-hydrolase: MRLTILGSGTNVHPTRAGAGYLVQTDQTLLLDFGPRTLQNLIKSGTDRHRIRHLLFSHFHADHFSDFVTFFFDAVFYSRYVGERPDLTLIGPRGSRRLFGMMLATFPGFRAARFRVRIKEVADRSFSIGATRIVPRTVVHSPRLHCLGYRIEHRGKSLAYSGDAQYCESLVRLCRGADAAVLDCSFPANKPGPGHLHAGQCGQVAREAGAAHLILSHFYPVAERYDVKRQAGRSYDGRITMGRDLLNIQL, translated from the coding sequence ATGCGCCTCACGATCCTCGGCTCCGGCACCAACGTCCACCCGACGCGAGCCGGCGCCGGCTATCTGGTCCAGACGGACCAGACGCTCCTGCTCGACTTCGGCCCCCGCACGCTCCAGAACCTGATCAAGAGCGGGACGGATCGGCACCGCATCCGGCACCTCCTTTTTTCCCACTTCCACGCCGACCACTTTTCGGATTTCGTCACCTTCTTCTTTGACGCGGTCTTCTATTCCCGGTACGTCGGCGAGCGGCCGGATTTGACCCTGATCGGCCCCCGCGGGAGCAGGCGGCTGTTCGGCATGATGCTGGCGACCTTCCCGGGATTCCGCGCAGCCCGGTTCCGGGTGCGGATCAAGGAAGTGGCGGACCGGAGCTTTTCCATCGGCGCCACGCGGATCGTGCCGCGGACCGTCGTACACAGCCCGCGGCTCCACTGCCTCGGCTACCGGATCGAGCACCGGGGGAAGAGCCTGGCCTATTCCGGGGACGCGCAATACTGCGAGAGCCTGGTCCGCCTCTGCCGGGGCGCGGACGCAGCCGTTCTGGACTGCTCGTTCCCCGCCAACAAGCCGGGGCCAGGACACCTGCATGCGGGCCAGTGCGGGCAGGTGGCGCGTGAAGCGGGCGCCGCGCACCTGATCCTGTCGCACTTCTATCCGGTCGCCGAACGGTACGACGTGAAACGACAGGCGGGACGCAGCTACGACGGGCGGATCACGATGGGGCGGGATTTGCTCAACATCCAGTTGTAG
- a CDS encoding cytochrome C encodes MPLPTTAVRVILLAMLVAAAYGAYAAEPGTPSNKPGKRTDAAALERGRYLVKLGGCNDCHTPGYAPSGGKIDEKRWLVGDKLGWRGPWGTTYASNLRLYIQTLSEDQWVQVARTLQTRPPMPWFTLRNLHERDLRAMYKFIKHLGPSGEPAPSYLPPDQEPPQPYVQFPQPPK; translated from the coding sequence ATGCCATTACCCACGACGGCCGTTCGCGTGATCCTATTGGCCATGCTCGTGGCCGCGGCCTACGGCGCGTATGCAGCCGAGCCCGGCACGCCGTCGAACAAGCCGGGCAAGCGAACCGATGCGGCGGCACTTGAGCGGGGGCGTTACCTGGTCAAACTCGGCGGATGCAACGATTGCCATACGCCGGGGTACGCCCCATCCGGAGGAAAGATCGACGAGAAGCGCTGGCTGGTGGGCGACAAGCTCGGCTGGCGCGGGCCATGGGGCACGACCTATGCGTCCAACCTCAGGCTCTACATCCAGACCCTGTCCGAAGACCAATGGGTGCAAGTCGCTCGCACTTTGCAAACGCGCCCCCCCATGCCGTGGTTTACGCTTCGCAATCTGCACGAGCGCGATCTGCGCGCGATGTACAAGTTCATCAAGCACCTCGGTCCGTCGGGCGAGCCGGCTCCTTCGTATCTCCCGCCGGATCAGGAGCCTCCGCAACCGTACGTCCAGTTCCCGCAACCTCCGAAGTGA
- a CDS encoding MarR family transcriptional regulator yields the protein MAEVPDFKDDPYLKVLRPMVEAYLAFWREDSRHIRSLKLTPSQFDVIATLGDTEGMTCSDLSAATLVTKGTLTGVLDRLEAKGLIERDAVKGDRRCVKIRLTAKGGALFRKTFVAHASFLRPYFERALTAKEAETLRTLLLRVRDSFKKPAKRSA from the coding sequence ATGGCCGAGGTTCCGGACTTCAAAGACGATCCCTACCTCAAGGTGCTGCGGCCGATGGTGGAGGCCTATCTGGCGTTCTGGCGCGAGGACAGCCGTCACATCCGCTCCCTCAAGCTGACGCCCTCCCAGTTCGACGTGATCGCGACGCTGGGCGACACGGAGGGCATGACCTGTTCGGACCTGTCGGCCGCCACGCTGGTGACCAAGGGCACCCTGACCGGCGTGCTGGACCGGCTGGAGGCCAAGGGGTTGATCGAGCGGGACGCGGTGAAGGGGGACCGCCGGTGCGTCAAGATCCGCCTGACGGCCAAGGGGGGCGCCCTGTTTCGCAAGACCTTCGTCGCCCACGCCTCGTTCCTGCGCCCCTACTTCGAGCGCGCCCTCACCGCCAAGGAGGCCGAAACCCTTCGGACCCTGCTGCTCCGCGTCCGAGACAGCTTCAAGAAGCCGGCCAAGCGGTCCGCGTGA
- a CDS encoding HEAT repeat domain-containing protein, producing the protein MEGRDQRGQANLTAVLLLLGLIVAGVWIWKRIPEDTKDYLAEQGVPLALLAAGLLFLAWSVARRIRRRVTFKRDRERLLARFERATVPEKRLELAFALIEFNEYRLEGLERVAPALAELFKTAARTAQGDKQHRVRGMAVSHLGVIQDKTAIPLLLKALEDDHAYVRGCAALALGRMRVGEARAKLEEVMQEDWDQTVRSRAREALERLA; encoded by the coding sequence ATGGAAGGCCGCGACCAACGGGGGCAGGCGAACCTGACGGCGGTGCTCCTGCTGCTGGGGCTGATCGTCGCCGGCGTGTGGATCTGGAAGCGCATCCCGGAGGACACCAAGGACTATCTGGCGGAGCAGGGCGTCCCGCTGGCTCTGCTGGCGGCGGGGCTCCTGTTCCTGGCCTGGTCCGTGGCGCGGAGGATTCGGCGCCGGGTGACGTTCAAGCGCGACCGCGAACGGCTGCTTGCGCGGTTCGAGCGGGCGACCGTGCCGGAGAAGCGGCTGGAGCTGGCCTTCGCCTTGATCGAGTTCAATGAGTACCGGCTGGAAGGACTGGAGCGGGTAGCACCGGCCCTGGCGGAGCTGTTCAAGACGGCCGCACGGACGGCCCAGGGGGACAAGCAGCACCGGGTTCGCGGCATGGCGGTCAGTCATCTGGGGGTGATTCAGGACAAGACCGCGATCCCGCTGCTGCTGAAGGCCCTGGAGGACGACCACGCCTACGTGCGGGGCTGTGCGGCGCTGGCCCTCGGCCGGATGCGGGTGGGAGAGGCCAGAGCCAAGCTGGAGGAGGTGATGCAGGAGGATTGGGATCAGACGGTCCGGAGCCGGGCCCGCGAGGCCTTGGAACGGCTCGCGTGA
- a CDS encoding metallophosphoesterase has product MSGRPLPRSRRIWLHLNHRLSIPLHHLFNHILPYEAGCSTPALSRITCRHQPLAGRRAVQITDLHLDRYQPRHDLLLTAIGGLRPDWIFVTGDLLTVRRGLPHLFLFLSRLRELAPVYLTLGNHDHYSGVPLHHFSELADRHKLHLLVNQAMFVPTGSGELGVVGLDDPSLHRADLRCIPPASPGRFTVLLAHAPNVLDHLDDRHAVDLVLCGHSHGGQWRIPSVRPFWLPYGCRGRSHGLYHRNGHRLYVNRGIGWSGLPIRLDCPPEILVVDWTE; this is encoded by the coding sequence ATGAGCGGCCGGCCCCTGCCCCGGAGCCGGCGCATCTGGCTCCACCTGAACCATCGGCTCTCCATCCCGCTCCATCATCTGTTCAACCACATTCTACCCTATGAGGCCGGCTGTTCTACGCCGGCCCTCTCTCGGATCACCTGCCGACACCAGCCACTGGCCGGCCGGCGAGCCGTGCAAATTACTGACCTGCACCTGGACCGGTACCAGCCCAGGCACGACCTCCTCCTGACCGCCATCGGCGGGCTCAGGCCGGACTGGATCTTTGTGACCGGCGACCTCCTGACCGTCCGGCGCGGCCTCCCGCACCTGTTCCTCTTCCTCTCCCGCCTGCGGGAATTGGCGCCGGTCTATCTGACCCTCGGGAACCACGACCATTACAGCGGCGTCCCGCTCCACCACTTCAGCGAGTTGGCCGACCGGCACAAGCTGCACCTGCTGGTGAACCAAGCCATGTTCGTGCCAACCGGATCGGGCGAACTCGGCGTCGTCGGTCTGGACGATCCCTCGCTCCACCGGGCCGATCTGCGCTGCATCCCGCCGGCCTCGCCCGGCCGGTTCACGGTCCTGCTCGCCCACGCCCCGAACGTCCTGGATCACCTCGACGACCGGCACGCCGTGGACCTCGTGCTGTGCGGCCACAGCCACGGGGGACAATGGCGGATCCCGTCGGTACGCCCTTTCTGGCTCCCATACGGATGTCGCGGGCGAAGCCACGGGCTTTACCACCGGAACGGCCATCGCCTCTACGTGAACCGAGGAATCGGCTGGTCCGGTCTTCCAATCCGCCTGGACTGCCCCCCGGAGATCCTCGTCGTGGACTGGACCGAATAG